The genome window GACTTGCGGAAATATAATGTAGCATATAATACATTTAAATTAGAGTATGATGCAATTCCAGGTGATATGAGGAATGCGTCAGATTATTGGCCTTTGCAAAATGATGGCAATGGTGATGGGAGAATCAGCGCTAATGCAAATAATGCATATAATGATACTGAAAATAGAAGGTTTTTTCAACATTTGTCGGCTGCTGGCTTAGTGGAAGCTAATTATGAAAATACTTGGAAACTAGGTTTAGGATTTCCATCTTTAAAAATAAACGCAAACAAGGGCATGCTTGCAACGAATACAGCTATCACCGCTCTTCCACCAGATTCACGTCATCAGGTATCATCGTTGGAGGGGTTTAGTTACAAAGTTGCACTATCTCTTGAATATAGTATTGTTTTATCAGGACATCCCAGTTATTTTAATGATTATAATGGAACGGCAAGTCCACGTGTGTATTATAGTATTGACAATAAAATAGATGATGGCAATCCTGTGGAAGGTATATTTAAAAGTCTTAGAGTCTTTAATTCTATTCATGGGAATTGTTTAACAGGGGTCGATGGTGATTATCTTGTAACTAATGAAGCTCCAGCATGCATAGCATCATACATGTTACAGAAATAGATGTTTAGATTAATTTTAGGTAATACGGTAATGGTACTAAAGTGTCCACAAAACTGTTGAGATTACACCTCTTACATGTTCCTAATTTTTAGAATGTTGATTCCACTATAATTTTGTTCTATTATCAAAATTCTTGAAATGACTAACATGCCATAAATTAAATTCAAAGTTACTATAGAAGCCTCTGCAAAAGGTTGTAAAGTTGAAATTTTAGTCTCTTCTCTCTTTGGGAGAGGGAGCTTTTACCACCTTTTGCAGAGGCTTCTATAAGTGCCGAAACAATTTCGCCAATGACATAAAATTAAATATTTCAGTACAATTTTTATAAAATATATATTTATTAAACATTATCAAAAATCGTAACAATACTTTGACAAATATAAGTACTTAGTATATAAGTATGGTGTCATTTTGGGAGATTTTCTATGAAAAAACCGTTTTTATGTTTTTTATCACTATTACTGCTTTTACCGAAGGCTTATGCCGGTGTTTTACCTGAAGATAATATCAGTGCAATAAGGTGGTATAAAGTATATTGGAGCGGAATCCATGTTGCCGATCTTAAAGCACAGGTCAAAGAGGACGGGCTTGATGCTATTATTGAGTCATACGGCATTGTAAAAAAAGTAAGTAAATATGAAAGCGTGTTTAAAACCAGATTCCATTATGTGGAAGGCGAGTTTATACCCGATAGCTATTATACCGAATTCCAACAACGAAACGGCGGTAGAAAAATCGATATAAAGTTCAATAAGGACGGCACTGTTGCCAAAGAGGAGGTTACACCGCCTGAGAACAGAGCAAAAAGACCGGCTGTTAGTGATGCATTAAAGCATGATACATTTGATCCGCTTACCTCTTTTATGGCGGCACGTCAAAAAGTAAAAGAAAGCCTTGTAAAAGGAAGTAACAGCTTCAGCATTAAAATGTATGACGGCAGAAGGCTTTCAGATCTGGATTTTAAAATTGAAGGGCGTTTTGATAGAAAGATAAGCGGCACTACTCATAAAGTGGTGAAAGTGACCTTCAAGCGTAAGCCGATAGAAGGTTATACACAGAACGAATTGAAGCGTATGCAAAAAGAAGAGCCTGTGTTTACATTATATTTAAGCGATGATGAAAAATTATTGCCTATAAAAATGGACGCTGACGCTCCGCTTGGAACTGCCGTATTGCTTTTTGAAAAGGAATGTACGTCACTTGATGAGTGTGCTTAATAAAATTAAGAAGCCTCTGTAATTGATATTACCTCAACCTCTATTATAAGCGGCTCATCTTTTTTGAATTCTACATTCTGAAGATTAAACCCTTTTTCGGTTTCCAATAACTCATAAGGTATCTCAAGCTTTCGCTTTTGGTGTAGCTTCATTCCTAATATACCGTGTTCTATTCCAAACGGAACTTGTTTATTACTTGGGATAAAACCGAATGTACCGCTTTCACCTGAATCGGTTTTGTAATTAACATTGACCTTGCTATTGCACAGTACGGTATCAATGCCCGTGCCTTGGGATAACTCGGTAATCGTAACTTCGGCAGGCGAATTCTGACCGCCCTCTATTTCCATTAGCTCAACTTCGGAAGTTACCGAATAGTCGGCACCCATCAGATTATTTTGAAATTTTTTGTCGGCATATGCCATGTGAGGCGGAATCGCTAATTTTCTTACGCCGCCTTTTTTCATTCCCAAAATACCGTTTTCTATGCCTTTTATTACCAACCCTTCACCGAGCGTTATGCTTACAGGCTTGCC of Pseudomonadota bacterium contains these proteins:
- a CDS encoding FKBP-type peptidyl-prolyl cis-trans isomerase translates to MILLPKKPFTWLLAGIIIYTYAKHYQSTKNQELQKASAVTKNENKADSKIPVDIGISAENKQPGLTDKTVNYVVKELGKTPTGQAILKAMAEQEAQKKYKDKLVSLETAQEYNKLIMLDKLSGKDDYAMCGSKVTVHFDIKSQYNIELYNTRKDGKPVSITLGEGLVIKGIENGILGMKKGGVRKLAIPPHMAYADKKFQNNLMGADYSVTSEVELMEIEGGQNSPAEVTITELSQGTGIDTVLCNSKVNVNYKTDSGESGTFGFIPSNKQVPFGIEHGILGMKLHQKRKLEIPYELLETEKGFNLQNVEFKKDEPLIIEVEVISITEAS
- a CDS encoding prepilin-type N-terminal cleavage/methylation domain-containing protein — its product is MFANLKDQRPKTKDQRPKTKDLSLRADKGFTLIELSIVIVIIGLIVAGVVGGQALVEQAKLRSQISDLRKYNVAYNTFKLEYDAIPGDMRNASDYWPLQNDGNGDGRISANANNAYNDTENRRFFQHLSAAGLVEANYENTWKLGLGFPSLKINANKGMLATNTAITALPPDSRHQVSSLEGFSYKVALSLEYSIVLSGHPSYFNDYNGTASPRVYYSIDNKIDDGNPVEGIFKSLRVFNSIHGNCLTGVDGDYLVTNEAPACIASYMLQK
- a CDS encoding DUF3108 domain-containing protein; amino-acid sequence: MKKPFLCFLSLLLLLPKAYAGVLPEDNISAIRWYKVYWSGIHVADLKAQVKEDGLDAIIESYGIVKKVSKYESVFKTRFHYVEGEFIPDSYYTEFQQRNGGRKIDIKFNKDGTVAKEEVTPPENRAKRPAVSDALKHDTFDPLTSFMAARQKVKESLVKGSNSFSIKMYDGRRLSDLDFKIEGRFDRKISGTTHKVVKVTFKRKPIEGYTQNELKRMQKEEPVFTLYLSDDEKLLPIKMDADAPLGTAVLLFEKECTSLDECA